The Sporocytophaga myxococcoides genome window below encodes:
- a CDS encoding PadR family transcriptional regulator: MNIENTQSQMRKGILEFCILSIIRRGEAYPSDIVEEMKVANLQILEGTLYPLLTRLKNADMLTYRWVESTSGPPRKYFSLTEKGENFYKELEQTWNELSNGVNTLTNKPNQSSNQ; the protein is encoded by the coding sequence ATGAATATTGAAAATACGCAGAGTCAGATGCGGAAAGGGATTTTAGAATTCTGCATTCTTTCAATAATTCGAAGAGGGGAAGCCTATCCCAGTGATATAGTTGAAGAAATGAAAGTTGCGAATTTGCAGATTCTGGAAGGGACGCTTTATCCTTTGCTTACCAGATTGAAAAATGCGGATATGCTAACCTACAGATGGGTAGAAAGCACTTCAGGACCTCCTCGGAAGTACTTTTCTCTGACTGAAAAGGGAGAAAATTTTTATAAAGAGTTAGAGCAAACCTGGAATGAATTGTCAAACGGTGTCAATACTCTTACGAATAAACCAAACCAATCATCAAACCAATAA